A stretch of Chryseobacterium viscerum DNA encodes these proteins:
- a CDS encoding glutamine synthetase III, with protein MSTLRFKALETLPFKDFRKDNSVEIPAKLSELFCKNVFSEETMREYLTKEAFGSIMDAIKKGTKIQRHIADQVAVAMKDWAMSKGVTHYTHWFQPLTGTTAEKHDSFFTPIEGGRAIERFSGNMLIQQEPDASSFPNGGIRNTFEARGYTAWDPTSPAFIMGTTLCIPSIFISYTGETLDYKAPLLRALNAVDEAATNVMQYFDKNVTKVTPTLGWEQEYFLVDSALYQSRPDLVLTGKTLLGHSPAKGQQLDDHYFGSIPTRVMNFMKELEIECMKLGIPATTRHNEVAPNQFELAPMFEEVNVAVDHNSLLMDIMARVAHKHHFHILFHEKPFAGVNGSGKHNNWSLATDTGENLLSPGKNPKKNLQFLTFFVNTIKAVHEYADLLRASIASASNDHRLGANEAPPAIISVFIGTQLFSVLEELEKVTNGKLSPEEKTELKLNVVGKIPEILLDNTDRNRTSPFAFTGNKFEIRAVGSSANCAESMTVMNTIAAKQLNDFKKEVDALIETGLKKDEAIFNVLREYIKQCKNIMFEGDGYSDDWAKEAKKRGLNNLKTTPEALKQEMDKKFLDLYEEMGIFNHREVEARNEIKLEKYSTVIDIEARVLGDIARNHIIPSALNYQNRLIENVKGLKEIFGDKEFKSLAKEQMSLITSISENVSKIKLGVEDLLKAREAAKGISDSQKQAESYCNKVKPLFDPIREASDALEMMVDDELWPMTKYREMLFTK; from the coding sequence ATGTCAACCTTAAGATTCAAAGCATTAGAAACCCTTCCATTTAAGGATTTCAGAAAAGACAACTCTGTTGAAATCCCTGCGAAATTATCAGAGCTATTCTGTAAAAATGTTTTCTCAGAAGAAACAATGAGAGAATATTTAACTAAAGAAGCATTCGGTTCTATTATGGATGCTATTAAAAAAGGAACTAAAATCCAGAGACACATTGCAGACCAGGTAGCTGTAGCAATGAAAGACTGGGCAATGAGCAAAGGTGTAACACACTACACTCACTGGTTTCAGCCTTTGACGGGTACTACTGCAGAAAAGCACGACTCATTCTTCACTCCAATTGAAGGAGGTAGAGCTATCGAGAGATTCAGTGGAAACATGCTTATTCAGCAGGAGCCTGATGCATCGTCTTTCCCGAACGGAGGTATCAGAAATACTTTTGAAGCAAGAGGATATACAGCTTGGGATCCTACATCTCCGGCATTCATTATGGGAACTACATTATGTATTCCTTCCATCTTCATCTCTTATACAGGAGAAACATTAGATTACAAAGCTCCTCTTTTAAGAGCTTTAAACGCTGTAGATGAAGCTGCAACTAATGTAATGCAGTATTTTGACAAAAACGTAACGAAGGTAACTCCTACTTTGGGTTGGGAGCAGGAATATTTCCTTGTAGATTCAGCATTATATCAATCTCGTCCGGATCTTGTATTAACAGGTAAAACATTACTTGGACATTCACCGGCAAAAGGACAGCAATTGGATGACCACTATTTTGGTTCTATTCCTACAAGAGTAATGAACTTCATGAAAGAGTTGGAAATCGAATGTATGAAATTGGGAATTCCTGCAACAACAAGACACAACGAGGTTGCACCAAATCAGTTCGAGCTTGCACCAATGTTTGAAGAAGTAAACGTTGCTGTAGACCACAACTCATTGTTGATGGATATTATGGCAAGAGTAGCTCACAAACACCACTTCCACATTCTTTTCCACGAAAAACCATTCGCTGGAGTAAACGGAAGCGGAAAACACAACAACTGGTCTTTAGCTACAGATACTGGAGAAAACCTTTTAAGCCCAGGAAAAAATCCAAAGAAAAACTTACAGTTCTTAACATTCTTTGTTAACACCATTAAGGCGGTTCACGAATATGCAGATCTTTTAAGAGCAAGTATTGCTTCTGCAAGCAATGACCACAGACTTGGCGCCAATGAAGCTCCACCGGCAATTATTTCCGTATTCATCGGAACTCAGCTGTTCAGCGTATTGGAAGAACTTGAAAAAGTAACGAACGGAAAATTATCTCCGGAAGAGAAAACAGAATTAAAATTAAATGTAGTTGGAAAAATTCCTGAAATTTTATTAGATAATACTGATAGAAACAGAACTTCCCCATTTGCATTTACAGGAAATAAATTTGAAATTAGAGCGGTAGGTTCTTCTGCAAACTGCGCAGAGTCTATGACTGTAATGAACACTATTGCAGCAAAACAGCTTAATGATTTCAAGAAAGAAGTTGATGCTTTAATTGAAACTGGTCTTAAGAAAGATGAAGCTATCTTTAATGTATTGAGAGAATACATCAAGCAATGTAAAAACATTATGTTTGAAGGAGACGGATATTCTGATGACTGGGCTAAAGAAGCTAAAAAAAGAGGATTGAACAACCTTAAAACAACTCCGGAAGCTTTAAAGCAGGAAATGGATAAAAAATTCTTAGACCTATATGAAGAGATGGGAATTTTCAACCATAGAGAAGTAGAGGCAAGAAATGAAATTAAATTAGAGAAGTACTCTACTGTTATTGATATTGAAGCAAGAGTGCTGGGTGATATCGCAAGAAACCACATCATTCCTTCTGCATTAAATTATCAGAACAGATTAATTGAAAACGTAAAAGGTCTTAAAGAAATCTTTGGTGACAAAGAATTCAAATCGCTAGCTAAAGAACAGATGAGTTTAATTACAAGCATTTCTGAAAATGTTTCTAAAATTAAACTTGGTGTTGAAGATCTTCTTAAAGCAAGAGAAGCAGCAAAAGGTATTTCAGACAGCCAAAAACAGGCAGAAAGCTATTGTAACAAAGTAAAACCATTATTCGATCCTATCAGAGAGGCTTCTGATGCATTGGAAATGATGGTAGACGATGAGCTTTGGCCAATGACAAAATACAGAGAAATGTTGTTTACAAAATAA
- a CDS encoding C40 family peptidase, translated as MKKRVLFYLVALVTTVSLQSCATNYVVSKPATYTKEYKTDAKLASIDNKRIEQDKQKLIDSFLAEKAASIASAKKAVKNSEIAKAIKHNKTIDGILEEAETYLGTPYRYGGTTRNGIDCSAFVLSVFGAAAGLSLPRVAASQAQEGERIEKGELQKGDLIFFSHGRRISHVGIVESVSEEGEIKFIHAATSKGVMISSLNDSYWGPKFRFAKRVINEEGDAYNNLAATTPATPANF; from the coding sequence ATGAAGAAAAGAGTTTTGTTTTATTTAGTTGCTTTAGTTACTACAGTTTCATTGCAATCGTGCGCTACAAATTATGTGGTTTCAAAACCAGCAACTTACACAAAAGAATACAAAACAGATGCCAAACTAGCTTCTATAGATAACAAAAGAATAGAGCAGGATAAGCAGAAACTTATCGACTCTTTCCTTGCTGAAAAAGCAGCATCTATCGCTAGTGCTAAAAAAGCAGTTAAGAATTCTGAGATTGCAAAAGCAATCAAACATAATAAAACCATTGATGGTATCCTTGAAGAAGCTGAAACGTACCTTGGGACTCCTTACAGATACGGAGGAACTACAAGAAACGGTATAGATTGTTCAGCTTTTGTTCTTTCTGTATTCGGAGCAGCAGCAGGCCTTAGCTTACCTAGAGTAGCAGCATCTCAGGCTCAGGAAGGGGAAAGAATTGAAAAAGGAGAACTACAGAAAGGAGATTTGATTTTCTTTTCTCACGGAAGAAGAATTTCTCACGTAGGTATTGTAGAAAGTGTTTCTGAAGAGGGTGAGATTAAGTTTATCCACGCAGCAACATCAAAAGGAGTAATGATTTCTTCACTGAATGATTCTTATTGGGGACCTAAGTTCAGATTCGCAAAGAGAGTAATCAACGAAGAAGGAGACGCTTACAATAACTTAGCAGCAACTACTCCCGCTACACCAGCAAATTTTTAA
- a CDS encoding pentapeptide repeat-containing protein has protein sequence MKQSYFSDENFENKDFTQHSLEKGEYENCTFRNCNFEYANLSGFSFTDCEWIECNLSMAKLVRTAFHNVIFKECKMFGLQFTDCNAFGLSFAFEGCALNNSVFYQTSIKKTVFKNSRLIEADFTECDASNAIFNNCDFSGAVFDAANLEKADFRTSVNYSIDPALNRLKKAKFSLSEIYGLLYKLDIEIDKNS, from the coding sequence ATGAAACAGTCATATTTCTCCGACGAAAATTTCGAGAACAAAGATTTCACACAGCATTCTTTAGAAAAAGGAGAGTACGAAAACTGTACTTTCCGGAACTGTAATTTTGAGTATGCAAACCTTTCGGGATTCAGCTTTACAGACTGTGAATGGATAGAATGTAACCTCAGCATGGCAAAGCTTGTGAGGACGGCTTTTCATAATGTGATTTTCAAAGAATGTAAAATGTTTGGTCTTCAGTTTACTGATTGTAATGCATTCGGATTATCTTTTGCATTTGAAGGATGTGCTTTGAATAATTCAGTTTTCTACCAGACATCCATTAAGAAAACGGTTTTCAAAAATTCCAGATTGATTGAAGCAGATTTCACAGAATGCGATGCATCAAATGCTATCTTTAATAATTGTGATTTTTCAGGCGCTGTTTTCGATGCTGCAAACCTTGAAAAGGCAGATTTCAGGACTTCGGTTAACTATTCAATAGATCCGGCTTTAAACAGGCTTAAAAAGGCCAAATTTTCGCTTTCTGAAATATATGGACTCTTGTATAAGCTGGATATTGAAATTGATAAGAATAGCTGA
- the rodA gene encoding rod shape-determining protein RodA has product MKWTEGIDKLGLGLYFLLCVFAIANIYSVDQKLGEKQLIFFCISLFVGLIIFFSRSKFFENMAGIIYIGGVLLLIGLFPFGKEILGQKNWYKFGSFTMQPVEFAKIGTALMLANYVSGPDFNLKNRKSLWTTLAIIGVPAVVVLAIPDVGSMLVFIAFFIALYREGLSGLLFGIGFLFAGVFLISLAVPPVYVAVAVLVIAGILIAMNYHRMSWDVISISGISGSVLLLCGLAFASPTILEKLPKHQRERIDVLYKGEKAFRDTSGYNLLYSKTAIGSGGLWGKGYREGSVTQGKFVPEQETDYIFCTVGEEWGFLGSAILILCYMIYIGRIYYLAERQKSTFNRVFGYCFASILLMHFSINLGMVMGLFPTVGIPLPYFSYGGSSLLAFSMMTFIFFKLNYSDKNSLV; this is encoded by the coding sequence ATGAAATGGACTGAAGGAATAGATAAATTAGGCCTTGGGCTGTATTTCCTGCTTTGTGTTTTTGCCATTGCAAATATTTACAGTGTTGACCAGAAACTAGGGGAAAAGCAATTGATCTTTTTCTGTATTTCATTATTTGTAGGACTTATCATATTTTTCAGCAGAAGTAAGTTCTTTGAAAATATGGCCGGGATTATTTACATTGGCGGAGTCTTGTTGCTTATAGGACTTTTTCCTTTTGGAAAAGAAATTCTGGGACAGAAAAACTGGTATAAATTTGGAAGTTTTACCATGCAGCCTGTAGAATTTGCGAAGATAGGAACTGCGCTGATGCTTGCCAACTATGTTTCCGGACCTGATTTTAACCTTAAAAACCGGAAGTCATTATGGACTACCTTAGCCATTATTGGTGTACCGGCGGTTGTTGTTCTTGCTATTCCGGATGTAGGTTCCATGCTTGTATTTATTGCATTTTTCATTGCTTTATACAGAGAAGGACTGAGTGGTCTTTTGTTTGGAATAGGATTCCTTTTTGCCGGAGTATTTCTGATTTCATTAGCAGTTCCTCCTGTTTATGTTGCAGTGGCTGTTCTGGTAATTGCCGGTATTCTGATAGCGATGAATTATCATAGAATGTCCTGGGATGTAATTTCTATTTCAGGGATTTCAGGATCTGTTCTTTTACTGTGCGGACTGGCTTTTGCATCTCCAACTATTTTAGAAAAACTTCCTAAACACCAGCGAGAAAGAATTGATGTTCTTTATAAAGGTGAAAAGGCATTTAGAGATACTTCAGGATACAACTTGTTATATTCCAAAACAGCTATCGGATCCGGTGGGCTTTGGGGTAAAGGATACCGTGAAGGATCAGTTACCCAGGGAAAATTTGTACCCGAGCAGGAAACGGATTATATCTTTTGTACAGTAGGAGAAGAATGGGGTTTTTTAGGAAGTGCAATTCTTATCTTATGTTACATGATTTATATCGGAAGAATATATTATCTCGCAGAAAGGCAGAAATCTACTTTTAACCGTGTCTTCGGATATTGTTTTGCCTCAATTCTGCTAATGCACTTTTCAATCAATTTAGGGATGGTTATGGGACTTTTTCCTACAGTTGGGATTCCTCTTCCGTATTTTAGTTATGGAGGAAGTTCTTTGCTGGCATTCTCTATGATGACTTTTATTTTCTTTAAACTTAATTATTCTGATAAAAACAGTTTGGTGTAG
- a CDS encoding peptidoglycan D,D-transpeptidase FtsI family protein codes for MNTRYFKIFSILVVIALIFVARLAYLQLFTDRYALNAANTSIKTEYVIPQRGVIFDRNGKIMVGNQPAYEVSFTQALMRPDFDTLGFCSLMKISKADFIKRIDVIKKEKYYSKLTPMTFLKDLSREDIARVQEIIFKYPAFNIVQRPQRQYEVSTSGNLLGYTSEVNEREIKKDSAYYLPGDFIGKTGVEKSYEKELRGVKGVKYIQKDIRLRNIGSYKNGSLDKDVITGKDITLTIDYDLQRTAEEMLVNKHGAIVALDPNNGEVLVAATGPDIDPNLFTGPYKSKNLYALSKDTLYENKPTFDRSLQAGYPPGSTFKLLTALAAMQMGVMDEKTIFPCGGGFFYKGKRIKGHGGADPLIPSIQVSSNCFFTYAFIAIIKKYPGNPSKGVDEWKKIMSSFGVGEFLNNDFAVGAKGRIPSGDFYEKRFKAIMKASGSQRTDFKNWDEMSTGAIYNGMGQGDVLVTPIQLANYVAAIANKGWYYTPHIVKAIDGKANPDPRFKVKHQTLVDPKHFEPVLKGMEAVVLRGTARGLKSNDFTQLAKTGTAQVPQGKDNSIFVLIAPAEKPKIVVVAVMEHAGFGATWAGPACTVIAEKYITGDLKRENLYKKMITSSFMPEYKRQWIADLKRKGLYVDPKPDSIKQKRIKDSLELVKQQKAKLQKKIEEETKKNNTAKKTVKQ; via the coding sequence TTGAACACACGTTATTTTAAAATTTTTTCCATCCTCGTTGTCATCGCCCTTATTTTTGTGGCGAGACTCGCCTATTTACAGTTGTTTACAGACCGTTATGCATTAAATGCTGCAAATACCTCCATCAAAACCGAATATGTTATTCCACAGCGTGGAGTCATTTTTGACAGGAATGGTAAAATTATGGTGGGAAACCAGCCTGCTTATGAAGTTTCTTTTACACAGGCCTTAATGCGACCGGATTTTGATACTCTTGGTTTTTGCAGTCTGATGAAGATCTCCAAGGCAGATTTTATCAAAAGAATTGATGTTATTAAAAAGGAAAAATATTATTCCAAACTGACTCCAATGACTTTCCTGAAGGATCTGAGCAGAGAAGACATAGCAAGAGTTCAGGAAATTATTTTTAAATACCCGGCCTTTAATATTGTACAAAGACCTCAGCGTCAATATGAAGTTTCTACTTCAGGTAACCTTCTGGGATATACCAGCGAAGTAAATGAACGTGAAATAAAAAAAGACTCTGCATACTATTTACCAGGAGATTTTATCGGAAAAACAGGGGTTGAAAAATCCTACGAGAAAGAACTTCGTGGAGTAAAAGGAGTGAAATACATCCAAAAAGATATCAGGCTCCGAAATATCGGTTCTTATAAAAACGGGTCTTTGGATAAAGATGTGATTACCGGTAAAGATATTACATTAACTATTGATTATGATCTTCAGAGAACAGCTGAAGAAATGCTTGTAAACAAACATGGTGCAATTGTAGCTTTAGATCCTAATAATGGGGAAGTACTGGTTGCGGCTACCGGACCGGATATTGATCCGAATCTTTTCACCGGACCCTACAAATCAAAAAATTTATATGCCCTGTCAAAAGATACGCTTTACGAAAATAAGCCCACTTTTGACCGTTCTTTACAGGCAGGATATCCTCCGGGGTCAACATTCAAATTATTGACTGCTCTGGCGGCAATGCAAATGGGAGTAATGGATGAAAAGACTATTTTCCCTTGTGGTGGCGGTTTTTTCTATAAAGGGAAAAGAATTAAGGGGCATGGTGGAGCTGATCCGCTAATTCCTTCCATTCAGGTTTCCAGTAACTGTTTCTTTACCTATGCATTTATTGCTATTATCAAGAAATATCCAGGAAATCCTTCAAAAGGTGTTGATGAATGGAAAAAGATCATGAGCAGCTTTGGAGTGGGAGAATTTTTGAATAATGATTTTGCTGTGGGAGCAAAAGGAAGAATACCTTCAGGAGATTTTTACGAAAAAAGGTTTAAAGCTATCATGAAAGCAAGCGGTTCTCAACGAACTGATTTTAAAAACTGGGATGAAATGTCAACTGGTGCTATCTATAATGGGATGGGGCAGGGAGATGTTTTGGTAACTCCTATTCAGCTGGCCAACTATGTAGCAGCTATTGCTAACAAAGGATGGTATTATACGCCTCATATCGTAAAAGCAATTGACGGAAAGGCAAACCCGGATCCAAGATTTAAGGTTAAACACCAAACGCTGGTTGATCCAAAACATTTTGAGCCCGTTTTAAAAGGGATGGAAGCTGTAGTTTTGAGAGGAACGGCAAGAGGTTTGAAATCCAATGACTTTACACAATTAGCAAAAACAGGTACAGCACAGGTTCCGCAAGGAAAGGATAACTCTATCTTTGTATTGATTGCTCCTGCTGAAAAGCCGAAAATTGTTGTAGTAGCAGTAATGGAGCATGCAGGATTCGGGGCAACATGGGCTGGGCCGGCCTGTACGGTAATTGCTGAAAAATATATTACTGGTGATTTGAAAAGAGAAAATCTTTATAAAAAAATGATCACCTCGAGTTTCATGCCAGAGTATAAAAGGCAGTGGATTGCAGATTTGAAACGTAAAGGGTTATACGTTGATCCTAAACCGGATTCAATTAAGCAAAAAAGAATAAAAGATAGTCTGGAGCTGGTAAAACAGCAAAAAGCCAAACTACAGAAAAAAATAGAAGAGGAAACTAAAAAGAATAACACGGCTAAAAAAACTGTCAAGCAATGA
- the mreC gene encoding rod shape-determining protein MreC — translation MGFLLRLFSKNTLFVFFIFLQIIALVLIFSRNAMQKSWIAGQTAAFNSWVSGYIDEGVSYLKLKQINEDLVVQNKALMTELYGKDGSKNPVFKRVHDTIGGGQIYTFVDGEIVFNSINRRNNYFTINRGRRDGVFPQMGVMAPRGIAGIVINSTDSYALVQSVLSVNKIRINAALKNSGYFGTLTWNGDNSRVMHLADIPKYVALKVGDTVVTDGKSAIFPKGVTIGTIAGYSVDNKTGFWDISVELSEKMGALNKVYVVKNLKKAEVQKIQDTMQAVIKKEND, via the coding sequence ATGGGATTTTTGCTGAGATTATTTTCGAAGAATACTCTTTTCGTCTTCTTTATATTTCTGCAAATTATTGCTCTGGTTTTGATATTCTCCAGAAATGCCATGCAGAAATCCTGGATAGCGGGGCAGACAGCTGCGTTCAATTCCTGGGTTTCAGGATATATTGATGAAGGAGTTTCTTATCTGAAACTAAAACAGATCAACGAAGATCTTGTGGTTCAGAATAAAGCCCTTATGACTGAACTCTACGGAAAAGACGGATCAAAGAATCCTGTTTTCAAAAGAGTTCATGATACCATTGGTGGTGGGCAGATCTATACTTTTGTTGATGGAGAAATTGTTTTCAACAGTATCAACAGAAGGAACAACTATTTTACAATCAACCGCGGCCGTAGAGATGGAGTCTTTCCTCAGATGGGGGTAATGGCGCCAAGAGGTATTGCGGGAATTGTAATTAATTCTACAGACAGTTATGCATTAGTTCAGTCGGTCTTAAGTGTCAACAAGATCAGAATTAATGCAGCACTCAAAAATTCAGGATATTTCGGTACTTTAACGTGGAATGGTGATAACTCCAGAGTGATGCACCTTGCAGATATTCCAAAGTATGTTGCGTTAAAAGTAGGTGATACTGTTGTTACAGACGGTAAATCTGCAATCTTCCCTAAGGGAGTAACTATTGGTACTATTGCAGGATATTCTGTAGATAATAAAACCGGCTTCTGGGACATCTCCGTTGAGCTGAGTGAAAAAATGGGAGCGTTGAATAAAGTGTATGTAGTGAAGAATCTTAAGAAAGCAGAAGTGCAGAAGATTCAGGACACTATGCAGGCTGTAATAAAAAAAGAAAATGATTAG
- a CDS encoding rod shape-determining protein has protein sequence MSLFDMFTQEIAIDLGTANTLIIHNNKIVIDQPSIVAIERSTGKPIAVGEQAKHMQGKTHEDIKTIRPLKDGVIADFHASEHMIKEFIKKIPGIKGKFIQPALRIVICIPSGITEVEKRAVRDSAQKVNAKEVRLIYEPMAAAIGVGIDVQKPEGNMIIDIGGGTTEIAVVALGGIVCDKSVKIAGDVFTNDIAYYLRTHHNLYIGERTAERIKIEVGSAVEDLDVDIEDIPVQGRDLITGKPKEIMVGYKEIARALDKSIIRIEDAVMETLSLTPPELAADIYKTGIYLAGGGALLRGLADRIHKKTGLPVFVAEDPLRAVVRGTGIALKNMDKFNFLIK, from the coding sequence ATGAGTTTATTTGATATGTTTACGCAAGAAATTGCGATAGACCTGGGAACGGCTAATACCCTTATTATCCATAATAATAAAATTGTTATAGATCAACCGTCAATTGTTGCAATTGAACGTTCTACGGGTAAACCCATTGCTGTAGGGGAACAGGCTAAGCATATGCAAGGTAAAACTCACGAGGATATCAAGACTATCCGTCCTTTGAAAGATGGTGTTATTGCTGACTTCCATGCTTCTGAACACATGATCAAGGAATTTATCAAAAAAATTCCCGGAATCAAAGGTAAATTCATTCAACCGGCATTACGAATTGTAATCTGTATCCCTTCTGGTATCACTGAAGTTGAAAAAAGAGCTGTAAGAGACTCTGCTCAAAAAGTAAATGCAAAAGAAGTAAGATTGATCTATGAACCAATGGCAGCAGCAATTGGGGTAGGGATAGACGTACAGAAGCCTGAAGGAAATATGATCATCGATATAGGTGGAGGTACTACAGAAATTGCTGTAGTGGCTTTAGGAGGTATCGTATGCGATAAATCTGTGAAAATTGCAGGAGATGTATTTACTAATGATATTGCTTATTACTTAAGAACTCACCATAACCTTTATATCGGAGAAAGAACTGCTGAAAGAATCAAAATTGAAGTAGGTTCTGCAGTAGAAGATCTTGATGTAGACATCGAGGATATCCCGGTACAGGGAAGAGACCTTATTACAGGTAAACCTAAAGAAATTATGGTTGGATACAAAGAGATTGCAAGAGCATTAGACAAATCGATCATCAGAATCGAGGATGCTGTAATGGAAACTCTTTCTCTTACACCACCGGAACTTGCAGCTGATATTTACAAAACAGGTATTTATCTTGCCGGAGGAGGAGCGTTATTAAGAGGTCTTGCGGACAGGATCCACAAAAAGACAGGTCTTCCTGTATTCGTTGCGGAAGATCCGTTGAGAGCTGTAGTTCGCGGAACAGGTATTGCCCTTAAGAATATGGATAAGTTCAATTTCTTAATTAAATAA